The Astyanax mexicanus isolate ESR-SI-001 chromosome 4, AstMex3_surface, whole genome shotgun sequence genome segment atgtggggaaagagcgccatctacccacccagagggagcagggccaattttgctccctctaacgccggcagcttgatggcaaagctgcatgagctggggttcgaaccggcgacctcctgctctcgccggcagcgctttagactgctggaccactcggcgcccaagaaattaagtatatttaaaaggaaaaaaaagcagagatttggtgtgttgtgtttacagtaaatgaaactaaatacatatgaagatatagaaaatccccccaaaaatgtgggataatggttattccttcttttctattggagaatgtaaagctgatggaattgatttattattctataatcaaTTGTTTGAAATAATTAACTACAGATAATTGATTCCCGGAAGGTCAATCTATATTGATTGTTTTTAGAACAACAAGAAATGTATAATTCATAATGTTTACACAGCTCAAGATCGAgttattaaaattacactttttagAGAACTTAATGTCACGCAGAGCCTACAGCGACCGCTTCATCAGATTCTGGATCAGGAGAAGCACCCAGCCGTGATCATGTCTGTGAGCTCCTCTTTCAGTCTTCAGTCTCATTACTTTGTAAGACATCTACTACTTCATAAGTCTGTCTAATCGAAGAGAGTTTGAGATCTGCTTTAATGCAGGAGAAAGCTCTCCATGTTCTCCCTCAACTTTACTCTACCAACCAGCAAAACTGGAAAGATTTTTTTCCTCTACCAGCATGGATCTCTGATTATGACACTGagctatatttaaaacattgctgtgataTTCTGAAGCCTGCAGTTAAACCAGTGGATAATCGTGGAACGTGGTATGAAGCATCAAGTGAAACTACGTAAAGATGCTGTAGATCATTtggttaaatgattattttgattggTTATCACTGCCTTGTGTACGTTCACTCATTTGGAGGCGGAGCCTAACAGCAGTCTGTGTTTCTGTTCATTTGGCTGCTGGAGTGAAGTGCGGATTAAACAAATAACCTGTGGTTCCTTTCTAAGACTAGAGTGGAATGAGACAACGCTGCCATTTGTACTTTGTGTTCAGACGTGGGACACAACTATTTCACATGCCCTAAATCTTACGCCAACAAATTCAAGCAAAGACTAGGCTTTCCAAGACCAAGTGATCTAAAACGCACAGAATCCGGGGCATCTACAGAGATAGAGACAGGACAGATGCAAGTTCAAGGTACGATCATCAACACTATCAAGATCCTAGAGGAAGAGCAAGTGTCTAAATCAGTCCAGAGTGGAGAAGCGGAAAAAATAAGTGTCTTAAGAGGAGCTTTATGAAGAGGGTGAAGAATCAAATTCAGATGGAAGTTCAGATGAAAGCGACTGGTCAAGCGAATCATCAGAAAGTGGAGAAATATGAAGGACAGTTCCCACAATCAAAAGAAAATGACGATAACCCCTTTATGCAGATGCAATTTTATGCTAATTTTCATGTGATTTGCACCAACTACACTCTAAATCAttgtatcttaagttttacatagagCACAATGATAAATCAGggtttaaactgaactgaaacaatAATTCACCTCCagtcttttatttccattatttaagttccggttgagaacatcaaatgctgacaaaaatgtaaaaaaaaaaaaataaaaaccctgttatttttggattttacagtgtgtgtatggatgctggTGATATAAAATCAGTCAtgttctacatttcctgattcaccaGGGTCTTGAAAAACAAGGTGCAAAATTTGTAAAAGATACAAggaagcatttcattttttttattaccttatCAAAAATGTAAAACTATACCCAAAACTTTTCTGACACCACATATTGGACATCAAagtcttttagaaaataaaaatagaatttctaAAAATCTTATCAAATCCTGTCTGTAGGTTTTCTCTGTAGTATTATGTGGTGACTTGTCTGAAAGACAGGGTTGCAGATAATACAGTTAATATTACAGGAGAAGGGAAATTACTGGGATAAGTATAACATGGGCTAAAAGATTCCTTTAGAGAACTTTTTCCTCTTGAGAGAGACTTTACTCGTTTTGATTCTCGAGTTAAAACACGCATTGATAGAATATATGTTACTAAAGATATAAAAGTCCTAAATTATAGAACTGAACTCATGTAAAATTAAATCTGGGAATCAGAGAACAACGGGGGTTCTGGAAGGGAAACACACAGTGCctaaaaatattactaaaaatcaGAAGAACTAAAGACGTGGAAGTTTAAAACCATTCTAATGCAAAATTATGGGATTAAAATGTTTCTGGtacataaatgtgaaaaatttaattgtgaacaaaatgaatattacagtAAACTTACAGCAGAATATGTGGACATTCAAAGCAAAAGAGATAAAACTATAGAAGATTAAGATAATCTTTTAAATTAAAGTCAGAATTGTCTAagatgaataaacatttttaaatttaccaCTTTAAGCAGGTATGGATAATAGTTACTCAGGAAACAGGAAATGTTATTAAACGGGTAAATGACAAGAGAAATGAAAATGATTAAAGGGATTAGAGATGAGCATGTgaatgtaatagaaaataaaaagaaaagcagaaaattataaaggaaacaaaaaaatcacaatttttatcaGGCTGTCCAAAATTACAAGCAGAGGACCTCTCATCAATATCAACCAATTACAAAGGAAGAAATTGTTGAAGTAAATAAGGATTTACATGATGGGAAAACTCCAGGACCAGACGGTTAACCTCCGAAATGTTATAAgacattattatagtttattacaaaattattttaatgaaggtattagagatggaaaaatgaatgaCTTGTTCTTTAAATTTGTGATTACcttgatttataataaatgaatgaatttaaataatgataaggAATTTTAGATAATTACTTTAGATCAGAAAAAGGCTTTTGACTATGTGTCCAGGAAATATTTATGGAATGATTTGCAGCACTatggttttccaccaaatttccTTCATAAGATCAAGTTATTATATGAAATTAATGCTAAAGCGATTTTAACAGAATTTGAGACACATAGAGGACTCAAACAAGGCTGCCCTTTAAGTgcagtattatgtgtgtgttagcagttagacctcttttaaataaaataaaaaattataccAGAATTAAAGGAATTGATATCTTAGGTAAAGAATCTTTTAAACTTACAGACTTTGCTGATGACGACATCACAGTAATCGTAAGAAATCAGAAAGAGCTCAGGATTATAGAATTTATGAAGACGTAGCAGGAGCAAAATTCAATTTGGATAAAACAGAAGACATCTGGATGGGATAAAATGATCCTCTATTTTTGAACTTAgcaattaaaaatcaaataaaaattataggactttataacaaaatataaatgtgCTGAAATTAACTGGaagttgaaaataaattaaatcagtggAAAATTGCAAATTATAAAACTAGGATCCAggtaattaaaactttttttgtcaaaaaatttGTTCCttgctactatatatatatatatatatatatatatatatatatatatatatatatatatatatatagttaatataatataatatattagttttactACACAACACGGTTCACCAGACACAGATAAGTTAGAGTGGCAGCTTGTTATCTACCTGctctgagctagctagctaagctaggtgactgaagctaatttagcgattagcatgtagaattaaagaggctaaaaacagcagtaaaacagcaggtaggtgttcatactgtcccctgtgtgtgtattttatattgtaattagtgtatttagccacagtggtgTTAGAACTCGGCTatgtgagcggttgctatggcttgtaactaggtagctaagcgctagctagcgtagcggcctctattttcagccatttcagtcaaaattgtggaagtctaagcttactgtaaattaatgtaagagctttactcacccaaataatccgttttaaggagagaaatctgtgtagattaaagtccagcgctcgtttgactttgaaagaaaatgtttttttaggaaattaaagttttgtttacttcggtgcCCCTCAgagacaagacctgctgaattaaagggtcccctattttacattcagcttaaaatactctatattaactgaaaaatatattcacttaagcttttattttaataataacagctcttaccctgatattggtggctcataatgtgtttaataatgcGTATTTTATTCCTataggagacatggtgtttcttcattaggctccctaagtagtgtacaagataaaaaatctagaaaaatagcCTCACGCTGCGGAAATGCGGTGCGCACTCAACACAGCTTCTTACGCActgatttacaacattgttacagatactaaaataatgttttatgacaggttttttttgtaagaataaagTTTTAGTGTTTGTCTAAGGCAGGAGGTGACGTGTTTTGAATTTCCTTGACGCAATTGtttgatttactttattaatcataaatatttgtatataatacaatataatatataatttgtgaatttgtgtggatttttaatgtaatagttttctatgtaatacttattttttgtgtgtaataatcttgtgacttgttgttttgtcagctttgtgtggtgtgttcaaacaagtgaatatattacaggtccagatacagtaagttcttacattaactttttcttttgtttgtttgttgagatgATTTTATTCAGCAGCTGCTATTATCTGCTCCTGATCAGGTTTCTagaggagatgttttttggtggagcttggaggccatctgctggtggaacacagacactgcagtgatttatgaatgagtgagaatacaaatctgtttacctgttttgtaatgttttatttgtttacatggaTTTGGATTATGAGGGTCACGTATGGTTGTCTAATAGTGTTACTtctcatggatcaagagagtttttaactgatctaaatattttatgtgtagagtgagtgaaaaagatatatataaaaatgtacaataactttcacactacacattttattgtttacttgATTCAAAAATTGACTGCTCTTACTTTCTGTATCAAAAGTAAGGCTCCTTTTTGGAATacaatattagtgtgattgccaaacattgtcatcggatatgtatataatatattattattaagatgtgTGTCTCCATTATGGTCAAACTTTAAGGAAGTGGCGTACCAAATACTGTAGTTCTTTCTACAGTGGAGAATTTAGAGGAATTTGTGGGGGATATGCAAGGTAATATTCAGGAACAAGTATTGAATTTACTCTCAGATGATGATCCCTCCAGATCAgccatacaacagtttttttaaaaGGGTGGGCAATCCCTTTAGCCAGTTTAATTCCAATAGCAAATGGAACAAATAATCAATATATTTCAGGGAAAAATGGAATATAGTACAGCCTGTTAACCTGTGTATAAGAGTAAGGTATGATAGCAGACGTAATAGCAGAATTGGAAACTATGAGCAAATTCCAGTTGTTGTCGAGTTCATATACATGTTCCTTTATTGGGAACACTCCGGTTCATGTTCAAGAATGAGAATATTTGTGATATGTTCCAAATATGAGCCGTCTGACAAATATGAGGACTTCTGTGATAGAAGCTACTtcacaaataatctttttttaagaaacaaGTGTGCTCTCCAAATACAACTGTACTTTGATGATTTTGAGTGTGAAAATCATCTAGGTTTAAAAAAAGGATACATAAAGTTGGCTGCCTTTACTTTATCCTTAGAAATCTCCCTCACATGGTGAATTCTACATTAATGAACATTCGTCTGCTATCACTGTTCTACCTCTTGTGAGGGAATTGAAAATATAAGATTACTGGGGTTGCTGTTTCATTTGCATAGGTGGTACACTGGTGATAACTCGGGCATGAATAGCATTCTTGGGTATGTGGAATCTAAATATTTATTGCAGATTTTTCTTAATAGAAAAATCCTTGGTTCAGTTGATTTTTTCAGAAGATGACTCATGTTTAACCCTAAGATCACCTGTTCTGAATGAACAGCATTGTGTTGTCTTGGTCGATGATCAAACATTGCCCTCTTCATTTGGCATTAAGAGAAATAGCATACTTAATACACTGCAATATTTCAATATTGCAGAAAATTATGCTGTTGACATCATGCATGATATTGTGGAAGGGGTTGGTCAATATGAGGTCAAATTGCTATTTGAACATTTCATCTGTAAAGATGGCTTGTTAAACAGGATATATGCTTTCAATTATGGCTATCTGGAGAAGACAAACAAGCCAACAAATATAAATTTTGAATCTGGAGGACATGGGGTTAAATGCATCACAAACACTGTTTGATAAACATTCCTTTAATATTTGGTGACCTGGTACTAGACTattatttaacctcttaagctccaagcctattttaccattttccgcctgaaattacatactcacatttgaaggcttatcactctaatattaaataactcAGAGTCaaatctatgaattaatattacttaacagcctttacacaattcatttaagacactttaattattcaattgaacatgtaatggccaaaatatggtaaaaaaacaggaacatttttaggcgcttttcagattttctatttttttttttatttcagacatataaaattaactatttatatggatgaagggttttaCTAGCTAACATTGTAAAATTTGTCCGATATAGCCATAACATTTTGGTGATTTTAGGACTTACTGTGGCCGagatatttagctttatttgcgtCAGTGCGTTTATAAGGGCCAGCGTTTGGTTAGAGAGTTAGGAGGTGTGTTAACCAAAGTGTCTATGTTAACAAAAgtgtatatttcatgtttttgaattaaaactaattttgtcttttaaaaagattaaaacccaatcttacaaattttagagtacctccctcctccatcagcagcctcgTAAGGACACTTTAGGGACCCATCAGCTATTCACATGTTAAGCACTTGAGGtgcatagctccccattcaaaatgtaacgaaaaaaATACCCCGACCTAGGTATTTCTCGGTATAAGTAGGtttattagacagacagacattttgGGCTTTCTAAAACCTTTGGTTGGGGAGTTAGGGTATTCATTCACCAAATGGTCTCTGTTCACAAAAgagtatattttaagtttttgaataaTGGTAAATATGTATTTCTCGGTATGTGTAGGTTTATATGGGCGACTAGAcggacagattgacacattttggCATTTCTAAAACCTTTGGTTGGGGAGTTAGGAGGTGTGTTAACCAAGAAGCTCTGGTGAGTAAAATTTACCTAGCACTGATAGATTATGATGCTATCCTTAAACTGGTGTGTATCTGaacagaaaatgcagaataaatgtAGCTGAATTGACCGGGGCAAGTTAAAACGTCAAAATGCAAGTTACCTTATTAGTTACCTCTTAAATTCAACAGTTGCATTCATTTGTATGTTAATAGATGTATAACAACCTGCTGTAgaattatttgtatattatataagtaGTAGTCATTAACGTAAACTTGTAATGTAAACTTgtaattttaaagaaattttgtcttttaaaattcttaaaaccCAATCTTACAAATTTTAGAGTACCTCCCTCCTTCATCAGCAGCCTCGTAAGGACACTTTAGGGACCCATCAGCTATTCACATGTTAAGCACTTGAGGTGCGAACACGCCCCCCGTTATACAGGTATAAGTAGAAGCACACTTCTTCACTAGTTCACTTCTTTCCCTACAGACTGGAGGAACAGACTGCTGAATCTCCGCTGCTGATCCAGGAACACACCGCTGAAGCTACACTGCCGACTGCTTGTTCTCCGTTGCTGATCAAGGATCAAGAAGCTCTGGTGAGTAAAATTTACCTAGCACTAATAGATTATGATGCTATCCTTAAACTGGTGTCTAGCTAaacagaaaatgcagaataaattTAGCTGAATTGACCAGGCAAGTTAAAACGTCAAAATGCAAGTTACCTTATGTAATTATAGTTAAAGCTAGTTTTTAGCgttacaattttttaaattgtacacCATAGAAAGCAAGTTGACTCAAGGTATGGATTGGCAATAAGTTAATGTGTGTTTCAAAAGATGTTGTTGTCATGAGTTTCGgttaacttatatatttatttattgattggcaCTTTGGCGTAAAATACACTTTTCAACTTCTCCAAAGCGCTGGATAGCACAATTTATTTGTcctatgtttaaaaatgtgctcATTTATTTCAGATGGCTCCCTGTCCAGTTTGCAAGAAGATGCTGTCCTCCATCTCTGCGCACCTTTCCACAGTACATCACGTGGAAAACGTAGAGGAGAAGAAGATCCTGATTCAGCTGGCGAATCAGAAAGTGTCGATCCTGACATCTCCGTGTCCTGTTCCGGGATGTGGGTATCAGAAGACTCGTCTTGACCGCCATCTGACCAACTGCCATCGGGACCTGTCCGACCAGGCCAGGGAGAGATGCATCCAGACGGCACAGAGGATAAAAGCCATTACTCTCCTGAGAGAGTTGAGGGCTAGCAGTCCGAACGTGCCCATGGCCACTCGCTTGGACTTGGCTGCTGCTGACGAGTGAGTGGCACTTTCTAAATAGCACTGTTAgttacaagttcatatttattttcatgtctatattctaatgtgtttttttcgGTCTTTCATGTTTATCTTTCATGATAGATCTTCAACGCCTGACTACGACCAAGTACTCGAGTTAGCGAAATCTGGCGTCCTCGATATCAGCCGTAGACTGAGAATGGGACAACAGGTGGAAGAGAGTCAGCAGACACTGTTCCGGTACGTCTGTGAGGCGATACTCCTGAAGGAGCATCAACTGGCACAGAgtgctgtgctgaacttcaaggTAGCTTTTCTTGCTGTCCTTAATGCCTTGCATTTCTCTCAAATGTTTTATAAAGACAAACTGGCTAATGAAGATATAATTTTTTCACCCATACAGGTAGAGCATTGGGTTTCTCGAACCCCATCAACCAGTGGCATTTTCCTTGAACACTTTGACATCAGCCTGACTCCCCAACATGAAGAGGtacaaaatgtataatatatatatatatatatatatatatatataaaatagatgtacaattttaaattcagttttgAATGTAGTTTGTCAAAGACAATAAATGaacaatgttccttttttatttttttttttcaatacagtGGCTGGAGATGTACTTCGCTCACATCAGGTCATGGAGTGTCAAAAAGTCCAGTCCCGATGTTCATGATGGAGGCATCTTTTTTCTGAGCCAGAAAGGAGTTCCTGTGGTGAATCTACCTAATGATATGAAGCGGCTATGGGAACTGTAAGTCCATCAGATTAAAGGCTCATTCAAAAGCACTGCTCcacatatagctttataataaCATTGTGTGTCTTTTGTTAACACAGGTATCCACAGGCTTCAGGGACCGACCTGCCAGCAGTTGCCCCAGTTGCCCCCCTGCCAGCAGTTGCCCCTGCCAGCAGTTGCCAGCCGAGGTAATTTTAAGCAAGGCATCTTATATAACAAACGCTGTTGTTTTTTCACTGTTGTTGTTGTACTTATGGATTGGTCTTTATAACACTCGCCCCATCTTTTAGCTCTGCTGCAGGTTCTGAAGAGGGGGATGATGAGCAGCCTTCCTGCTCAGACGCTGTGGGACAGGCAACTGGACAGCCACAGGCTCCGAAGAGGGACCACTCCCCTTCATCCTCTTCGATTGCAAGGAAGCGGAGGGCTAAGTCCACCTGGCTTAGTTTTCTTGACCTGTTTCCGGTGACTGTTCATGCCACGACACCCACATGTGAGGAAATTGTCGGCGGTGGATTTGATCGTGAATCCTTCCGTTACTTTCACAACAAATGGAGGACAGTCCAGCGGGAACAGCGCATCCAGTATATCTTGGGTAATgacttcctctctcttttatcaACACACGGTCTCTGGGCAACAAGTCTTATATACATATAAgatgcaagaagaagaagaagaagaaaaaaatagtatcAATTTAGAACcatttgttttacataaatatatgtacaaaaaaatattttcccgCAAATAAGGGTGGTGCTGGCCATAATGACGCTGAAGGCTGTCAACAATGGCCACACACCCACCCTCTGGGCAGAGGAACTGGGACTCCaagctaattaaaacaaaaaaaagtgataacaaataaactcaattattaagtaataatacTCTATTACACAAGTAATAAAATAACCCATACGTGTATTTCTGTCACATACTCACGTTCTAACCAACTACAatgtcctctctctttttcacagatAAGTGCAAGTTCAGGAACCGCCCCTCAGAGGCCAGGGTATACAATCGGCTCCGTGCTGAGAACTGGTCGGCCAACTGTCCAAGCGCCATGGATGTGGTCAAGTCTTGGCTCCCCGTAAAGGACCACATCAAGAGTCCAGACATTATCCGCCGTATTCAGGAACAGTCTTGGAAAGGACTTTGCCTGAAAGACTTTGGGCCACCAAAGAACAAAGGTAAGGCCATTTGATATTATGCCAGGATTCTATTAAACGTGTCATATTTTAaaatttgtttgcattttttatattacCACCCTAACCATTAATTCTTTTTAATAGTACCACCCTAACCACTATGTCTTATTCTCTTTTGAAGGGGTGATTGCGACAATGCCCTTTTCCAAGGGAGAGGTGGTCTGCGACTACCATGGAGAGTACGTCACCCAAGAAGAAGGGAATCGGAGAATGCAACAGCTTTTCGACGAAGCCTGTTACGTCTTCTTCTTTGCGGGACGTGGGGAAAAGGTCTGCATAGACGCCCAACATTCTCCATGCCAGTGTCACCCACACCAGGACACGTTTGGTCGTTGGATGAACCATTCACGGAGAAGTCCAAATGTGAAGCCACACGTGTTCAAACTCCCACTCACAGAGGGAACAAGATGGCATCCCATTTTCCTCGCGCTAACGGACATTCAGGTCAACGAGGAACTACTTTGGGACTACGGTGTTCTCAGTGACGAGGGACTTGGAGGCGAAACTGTTGGACTGGACTGGCTGAATACTTGAATTCCTGGACAACAACCTACCCCTCTGCCATCTCATACGAACTCACTGCACGCGGCACTTTACTTCACCCTGCAccacaactcattctgtacctgtACTGTCGCCTActagacttcacacacacacacacacacacactgtagattATTTGCACATGCATATAGCATTTATAATGACAAATTGAATTGtgcagtttttcatttttaataaattggTCAAACTATCAAGTCATATGCGTGTTTGTTGTTGAAAAATATTGGAATTGGACAGCATTCTACATCACACCTATATGACACCATGCCATTTCCAATTTAAAAGACTTATTTCCCCATCTGTGAGGAATCTTGCAGCATTGGGCTttatttaatttggtcaaatcatttAACATTCAACATCCCGATTCCAAAATATTTCAGTGTAGTCTTATATACTGGAATTGTGATCCAAATCTAAATATGTTTGGCATAGTTCCATAGGTCGGACCTACATGGGGCCTGCATAGCTGTGTTCAGCATCCCAgaaaattggggggggggggggggggggggtagccaTAATCTGGAAGCAATGTGAGATAGGGAACCCCctcaaaagtcgagtgtcattctcctcatagctccccattcaaaatgtaacgaat includes the following:
- the LOC125801130 gene encoding uncharacterized protein LOC125801130 isoform X1 — encoded protein: MNELEEQTAESPLLIQEHTAEATLPTACSPLLIKDQEALMAPCPVCKKMLSSISAHLSTVHHVENVEEKKILIQLANQKVSILTSPCPVPGCGYQKTRLDRHLTNCHRDLSDQARERCIQTAQRIKAITLLRELRASSPNVPMATRLDLAAADESSTPDYDQVLELAKSGVLDISRRLRMGQQVEESQQTLFRYVCEAILLKEHQLAQSAVLNFKVEHWVSRTPSTSGIFLEHFDISLTPQHEEWLEMYFAHIRSWSVKKSSPDVHDGGIFFLSQKGVPVVNLPNDMKRLWELYPQASGTDLPAVAPVAPLPAVAPASSCQPSSAAGSEEGDDEQPSCSDAVGQATGQPQAPKRDHSPSSSSIARKRRAKSTWLSFLDLFPVTVHATTPTCEEIVGGGFDRESFRYFHNKWRTVQREQRIQYILDKCKFRNRPSEARVYNRLRAENWSANCPSAMDVVKSWLPVKDHIKSPDIIRRIQEQSWKGLCLKDFGPPKNKGVIATMPFSKGEVVCDYHGEYVTQEEGNRRMQQLFDEACYVFFFAGRGEKVCIDAQHSPCQCHPHQDTFGRWMNHSRRSPNVKPHVFKLPLTEGTRWHPIFLALTDIQVNEELLWDYGVLSDEGLGGETVGLDWLNT
- the LOC125801130 gene encoding uncharacterized protein LOC125801130 isoform X2 translates to MAPCPVCKKMLSSISAHLSTVHHVENVEEKKILIQLANQKVSILTSPCPVPGCGYQKTRLDRHLTNCHRDLSDQARERCIQTAQRIKAITLLRELRASSPNVPMATRLDLAAADESSTPDYDQVLELAKSGVLDISRRLRMGQQVEESQQTLFRYVCEAILLKEHQLAQSAVLNFKVEHWVSRTPSTSGIFLEHFDISLTPQHEEWLEMYFAHIRSWSVKKSSPDVHDGGIFFLSQKGVPVVNLPNDMKRLWELYPQASGTDLPAVAPVAPLPAVAPASSCQPSSAAGSEEGDDEQPSCSDAVGQATGQPQAPKRDHSPSSSSIARKRRAKSTWLSFLDLFPVTVHATTPTCEEIVGGGFDRESFRYFHNKWRTVQREQRIQYILDKCKFRNRPSEARVYNRLRAENWSANCPSAMDVVKSWLPVKDHIKSPDIIRRIQEQSWKGLCLKDFGPPKNKGVIATMPFSKGEVVCDYHGEYVTQEEGNRRMQQLFDEACYVFFFAGRGEKVCIDAQHSPCQCHPHQDTFGRWMNHSRRSPNVKPHVFKLPLTEGTRWHPIFLALTDIQVNEELLWDYGVLSDEGLGGETVGLDWLNT